A genome region from Cutaneotrichosporon cavernicola HIS019 DNA, chromosome: 5 includes the following:
- a CDS encoding uncharacterized protein (Transcription factor): protein MSYNADSGTKRKRVTRACDKCHRNGSKCSRTPGGDRCVRCVELGIPCTFDRPVKRRGPPARRARIEDEESSSRLSQPASLRIPQTPGEGTSASSPSSSSRDASSSFWRYDDLLDRPTVEALADIYHRTMYPLRPFIHWPTMAADIRAGRYRSNWGVFMVVAGVCAMAARKLADGGVPGNVPPSLQARAATLAADCYAVAMAAVQRDSETELPADVLPLLKTRMILGCTCMQRGHRTAALAHYGAFSTLSAQAGFHDEATWSPDLTEIQRQERRRLFWYAYQTDYYTSTTLGLPPKHREARARVKYPAEADDDNVHDTGVSLPLGHVSFMRGWNVCTDLYRIIEHVYDNLRADTTDEDDEDSVTGFLVRANRIDSHAAHKLLTRLVGDLPPELRRVKPMTGDIDIDRLGFVATNIMITGQTLKMMLALCDGSSVHHRCAIASELLDELATLPTSYLQASSSTTLQHLAHVGHLLSGIIDGPLPTWTYLQVRNILLVLSEFIATLEAGRTAPWDLATKLREQIQRIDENMIQAEAATLPSLGDSLMQSLGVSADGTTDALPEPPPAPPVPAPASDPAPARVMPVPNRMISIDAGLSSQPASLPLPPPAPLPPADEVAIDPLSALQAEPPHDALSALQLGQNNPSPSFNPIAFAASQGMFDYGAAPMDDALIGEFLRYWPSQGLLADSVHEGSPFTGGM, encoded by the exons ATGTCGTATAATGCAGACAGCGGCACTAAGCGCAAACGCGTGACG CGCGCGTGCGACAAGTGTCACAGGAACGGGTCCAAATGCAGCCGCACGCCCGGCGGCGACAGATGTGTACGctgcgtcgagctcggcatccCGTGCACCTTTGACCGGCCAGTTaagcggcgcggc ccacCAGCGCGCCGTGCGCGTATAGAAGACGAAGAGTCTTCCTCTCGCCTCTCGCAACCGGCGTCCCTCCGCATCCCACAGACGCCGGGAGAGGGGACCAGTGCGtcgagcccgagctcgtcatcACGTGACGCGTCTTCCAGCTTCTGGCGGTACGACGACCTGCTTGACCGTCCCActgtcgaggcgctggccgaCATCTATCACCGCACCATGTATCCTCT GCGCCCGTTCATCCACTGGCCGACTATGGCCGCAGATATTCGCGCGGGAAGGTACCGTTCCAATTGGGGCGTGTTCATGGTCGTCGCAGGAGTGTGCGCCATGGCCGCAAGGAAACTGGCGGACGGTGGTGTACCCGGCAACGTGCCACCTTCCCTTcaagcgcgcgcggccacgCTCGCTGCTGACTGCTACGCGGTCGCAATGGCTGCAGTACAGCGCGACTCTGAAACTGAGCTCCCAGCTGATGTCCTGCCTTTACTTAAGACGCGCATGATCCTTGGCTGCACGTGCATGCAACGCGGACACCGTACCGCCGCGCTTGCGCACTACGGCGCGTTCTCGACCCTGTCAGCGCAGGCAGGCTTTCACGACGAAGCTACATGGTCGCCTGATCTTACCGAGATCCAGCGACAAGAGCGCCGAAGGCTT ttCTGGTACGCGTACCAGACAGACTATTAtacctcgacgacgctggGTCTTCCCCCAAAACACAGAGAGGCACGCGCACGCGTCAAGTATcccgccgaggcggacgacgacaatgtcCACGATACAGGCGTGTCGCTGCCCCTCGGGCACGTCTCGTTCATGCGCGGTTGGAACGTGTGTACGGACCTGTATCGCATCATCGAGCATGTGTACGACAACCTACGGGCGGATACAACtgatgaggacgatgaAGATAGTGTGACGGGATTCCTTGTGCGTGCAAACAGGATCGACTCGCACGCAGCGCACAAGCTTCTCACGCGTCTCGTGGGCGACCTCCCTCCAGAATTACGGCGTGTCAAGCCCATGACTGGGGACATTGACATCGACCGCTTGGGGTTTGTCG CGACTAATATAATGATCACGGGTCAGACTCTCAAAATGATGCTGGCACTATGTGACGGCTCGAGTGTGCACCACCGCTGCGCGATTGCCagtgagctcctcgacgagttgGCGACCCTGCCCACGTCGTATCTCCAGgcctccagctcgacaacT ctccAGCACCTCGCGCACGTTGGCCACCTCCTCTCAGGAATCATAGACGGGCCCCTTCCGACTTGGACATACCTCCAGGTTCGCAATATCTTGCTGGTGCTTTCGGAATTCATCGCCACGCTTGAGGCCGGCAGAACAGCTCCATGGGACCTGGCCACTAAATTGCGCGAGCAAATCCAGCGCATCGACGAGAACATGATTCAGGCTGAGGCCGCGACGTTGCCAAGCCTAGGCGACAGCTTGATGCAGTCTCTCGGCGTCAGCGCAGACGGCACAACTGACGCTCTACCTGAGCCCCCACCAGCTCCACCAGTCCCAGCACCAGCGTCCGATCCTGCGCCAGCGCGTGTCATGCCCGTGCCGAACCGCATGATCTCCATCGACGCTGGCCTTAGTTCGCAGCCTGCGTCactccctcttccccctcctGCGCCTCTCCCGCCGGCTGACGAGGTGGCGATCGACCCTCTATCTGCTCTACAGGCTGAACCGCCTCACGACGCACTCTCAGCCCTTCAGCTCGGGCAAAACAACCCATCACCATCGTTCAACCCGATCGCCTTCGCCGCTTCGCAGGGCATGTTCGACTacggcgccgcgccgatggacgacgcgctcatcgGCGAGTTTTTACGCTACTGGCCCTCACAGGGCCTGCTTGCTGATTCGGTGCATGAGGGTTCGCCGTTCACAGGTGGAATGTAA